From Halodesulfovibrio sp.:
ACTGCTCTTTAAATAAGAATTGACTTTAAAAGGGCTAACAGTCATCCTATCATACCACATTTTTAACAAGGAGACCTCCATGGCACAGGTCAAAAACGGCGATTCAGTAAAAGTTCACTACACAGGCACTCTTGAAGACGGCTCTGTTTTCGATTCCTCCCGCGAACGCGAACCACTTGAGTTCACTCTCGGTTCCGGCATGCTTATTCCAGGTTTTGAAAAAGCTGTTGAAGGTATGGCTGTAGGTGATGCTACTAAAGTTACAATTCCTGCGGACGAAGCATACGGACAGCGCAATGACGAAATGGTTATTGACGTTGCAAACGACCAAGTGCCAGAACACATCACTCCAGAAGTTGGTATGTTGTTGCAGCTTGAATCCGAAGGCGGAGTAATGGAAGTTGTAATTACTGCCGTAAAAGAAGATGGCATTACCCTTGATGCCAACCACCCGCTTGCAGGTAAAGATCTTACCTTTGAAATTGAGCTCGTTGAAATCGTATAAATCCGATTTCATTCGAATAGAAAAAGCCCGCATCCTCAGGAAGCGGGCTTTTCTTATGCTTTTCACTTGTATCTAACAGATACTGGACACACCAGCAGCAATCTAGCGTTGCTGCAATTCAACAACAATGTGTTGCAGACGAGAAGCAGCCGAAGAAAGTTCTGCTACTGCTGCTGACGACTCCTGAATACCAGATGTGGTCTCTGCAACCACAACATTCACTTCCTCAAGAGCTTTGTTAATTTCTTCAGAGGTTGAAGACTGCTGTTCCGCTGCTGTGGCAATACTGCTGATGAGAACAGCTC
This genomic window contains:
- a CDS encoding peptidylprolyl isomerase, whose amino-acid sequence is MAQVKNGDSVKVHYTGTLEDGSVFDSSREREPLEFTLGSGMLIPGFEKAVEGMAVGDATKVTIPADEAYGQRNDEMVIDVANDQVPEHITPEVGMLLQLESEGGVMEVVITAVKEDGITLDANHPLAGKDLTFEIELVEIV